In Pseudobdellovibrionaceae bacterium, the following proteins share a genomic window:
- a CDS encoding serine/threonine protein kinase — MKDQRIDKYYLLESIGKGGMGEVYLARNPGAGGIGKFVAIKKLLKEYDLNQKRSKLFRREAEVTIKLNHSNIASIYEVGEHEGTLYLVMEYIPGITLKQVFERHLEGLMDLGVADAVHIAISVMSGLSYAQRFVDPITKMPSPVLHCDICPQNVLVSFEGELKIIDFGVAKVVGQETTTSQSDSIIGKVKYISPERAQDLTVDGRSDIYSVGIILWEMLSGQRYYDKDDFSIIRSYLLGTKPPKPLPPFVPMTEQLQPILDKMLANNPEDRYSSAEEAEAELRLFFNRNFPEYLPSKFRDSIQISFADEIIENSNLMAEYADATGKVTAQNQPAPSPIMTGKVEDFTLRQTDVPPTHLNPPQQKHRDEHLYSHINIVQGPPPKQINWQLIGVMATITLIAGYLTYTKPFARGLVKSVSSWFSQESRNPASTDRSDAAMDKIKEWAKPAKGIEVTIETMPSGADIILDGRRLYRQTPATISISPDRSYRLQLTKPGYNQHLELFSSKGGSHHVLLRPSGKTHR; from the coding sequence TTGAAGGACCAACGCATCGACAAATATTACCTGCTCGAATCCATCGGCAAGGGTGGCATGGGTGAGGTGTATCTGGCCCGCAATCCCGGGGCCGGTGGAATAGGCAAGTTTGTCGCCATCAAAAAGCTCCTCAAAGAGTACGACCTCAATCAAAAGAGATCTAAGCTCTTCCGTCGGGAAGCCGAGGTTACCATTAAGCTGAATCATTCCAATATTGCTTCGATCTACGAAGTGGGTGAACACGAGGGAACCCTCTACCTGGTCATGGAATACATCCCCGGCATCACTCTCAAGCAGGTTTTTGAACGTCACCTAGAAGGTCTTATGGATCTTGGTGTCGCCGATGCCGTCCATATTGCCATTTCCGTCATGTCCGGCCTCTCCTATGCCCAACGCTTTGTAGATCCCATTACTAAAATGCCCAGCCCAGTTCTTCATTGCGACATTTGTCCACAAAATGTACTGGTCAGCTTCGAAGGTGAATTAAAAATCATCGATTTTGGTGTGGCCAAGGTCGTTGGACAAGAGACAACCACATCCCAGTCAGACTCTATCATCGGCAAGGTGAAGTACATCTCTCCCGAACGAGCCCAGGATCTCACTGTCGACGGACGCTCAGATATATACTCAGTGGGCATCATCCTTTGGGAAATGCTCAGCGGACAGCGATACTACGACAAAGATGACTTCTCCATCATTCGCTCTTACCTCTTGGGAACCAAACCGCCCAAACCCCTTCCGCCTTTTGTCCCCATGACTGAACAGCTTCAACCCATATTAGACAAAATGCTCGCCAACAATCCAGAAGACCGATACTCCAGCGCCGAGGAGGCCGAAGCAGAGCTACGCCTATTTTTTAACCGGAACTTCCCGGAGTACTTGCCCAGCAAGTTTCGCGACTCCATCCAGATTTCCTTTGCTGACGAGATTATTGAGAACAGTAACCTGATGGCCGAATACGCAGATGCGACCGGAAAGGTCACCGCTCAGAACCAACCCGCTCCGAGTCCCATAATGACGGGCAAGGTGGAGGATTTTACTCTCAGGCAAACAGATGTCCCTCCAACCCACCTAAACCCTCCACAGCAAAAACACCGCGATGAACACCTCTACAGTCACATTAACATTGTTCAAGGGCCACCTCCGAAACAGATCAATTGGCAATTAATTGGGGTGATGGCGACAATCACTCTTATCGCAGGGTATCTCACCTACACCAAGCCCTTTGCCAGAGGCCTGGTCAAGAGTGTCAGTTCTTGGTTTTCACAGGAATCGCGAAATCCTGCCAGTACCGACAGGTCTGACGCCGCTATGGACAAGATAAAAGAGTGGGCCAAACCAGCTAAGGGGATTGAGGTGACCATCGAAACCATGCCCTCGGGGGCAGACATCATTCTTGATGGCCGCAGGCTCTATCG